The Natrinema caseinilyticum genomic sequence TGGAACAGTTTCAGCGACTCGAGTAGGTCCTCGAGCCGTTCGGTCGCGGTCGGCGAAAGCGAGGCGTCGTACGCGCGCCGAAGGTGAGTGCCCACGTACAACTGCCAGTCTTCGTCGTAGTCTGTCGCCGCCAACACGGCCCTGAACGTGCCGAACGACGTGTGCTCGAGCGTTTCACCGATTCGCCCGGTTTCGGACTGAACGATGTTCGTGTATCGAGTAATCGCCCGTCGCACCTCCTCGTCGTGATCGGCGACCGCGTCTTCGACCGCAGCAGCGTCCCGCGCAATCGATTCGACGAGCAGTTCGAGTAGTTTCGTCTGCGAGACTGGACTCGCGGCGACCGACGCTTCGTCCGCGACGTCCGCACGGAATCCGATGACCGACTCGAGTCGCTTCTGGGCCGATCCGGCCGTCGCGAACTCCTGTGAGAGGATCAGCTGGTTGATCGAGACGACGAGCGTGACGAGAGAGAACGTCCCCGCGATCATGCCACTCGCCACCCGCGTCACGGAGTTCGAATTGACGAACGAGATGACGCCGACGTCGTGGAGAACGACCAGGACGACGAAGACGCCGACCAAGAGGAGGGCTGCGACGACCACGCGGTCGCCCTCGACCAACAGCCATTCCCGAGCCCGCGGGATCGGCCGGGACCGGGCGCCGATATCGGCCCCGTACGACTCGAGCCGCTCGTCGCTCTCGGATGACACCATAGCGAGACGTTCCACCGACCCGGCAATAAGAGGCTGCGTTGCACACATCGGCAGCGCCCGTCGCCGGCTCGCACCGCGTGTGACTCGAGCGTCGATGCGACCACGCGGTCGGCGTGACACGGATCGAATCCGTCGTCCGTCGGCTATCGCTGCTCGCCGATCGCTGCACCGACGAAATCGGCCGCGGACCGTCTCGACCCGCCAATCGGCGAGCGAACGACCGCGTCGAGACCGTCACTATCGGTCGCTGGCGCATCGGGACCGTCACTATCGGTCGCTGGCGCTTCAAGGCCTACACTGAAAGGTGTCCGCGACGTCCGTGTGAGATACATGTCCCGTTCGGACCCACCGAGCAGACGCGGACTGCTCGCGTCGATCGGTGCAGGAATTTCGACCGCAGTCGCCGGTTGTACCGGCAGCGGCGGCATCGGCGGGAAGCCGACCTACGAAGACGGCACCGTCGGCGATCTCAACGCCAGCAACTATTCCAACCGGACGGCGAGCCAGATGTCTACGGCCGCGGCACTCGCACAGGGGCAACCGAGTACGACGGCGACACCCCTCGACTCCCTCTCGTTGACGTCACACGAATTCGTCGTTGAGGACGGCTATCTCGGCTCGACCATCCAGGGGACCGTCGAGAACGACGGGTCGAATCGGGTTCAGATCGTCGAAGTCCGGACGCGAGTGTACGACGACGCGGGCAACCAGATCGGCAGATATTTTTCCAGTACCGGCGACGTCGACGCCGGTTCGACCTGGGAGTTTCAGGTCATCGTCCTCGAGTCCCCCTCGGCCGTCGCCGACTACGATATCGCCGTGCTGGGAACGCCGACCTG encodes the following:
- a CDS encoding FxLYD domain-containing protein; the encoded protein is MSRSDPPSRRGLLASIGAGISTAVAGCTGSGGIGGKPTYEDGTVGDLNASNYSNRTASQMSTAAALAQGQPSTTATPLDSLSLTSHEFVVEDGYLGSTIQGTVENDGSNRVQIVEVRTRVYDDAGNQIGRYFSSTGDVDAGSTWEFQVIVLESPSAVADYDIAVLGTPT